In Oreochromis niloticus isolate F11D_XX linkage group LG18, O_niloticus_UMD_NMBU, whole genome shotgun sequence, one genomic interval encodes:
- the admp gene encoding anti-dorsalizing morphogenic protein has translation MLKFVISFAALLCTAAAVSLHYPKNSFTPATESEEVRSAAIKRLLEVFGMDDPPAFHGHKQPPQYMLDLYNAVADVDGVTKDPHLLEGNTVRSFFDKLYSDQVEFSFNLSMVARTEKILAAELHLYKLRPQAPLTLNRHHFSQVSVYQLLDSSTTNFTQKKLLSSRLIPVHSSGWEVFTITHAVRSRMVDEGTNLGLQVVVRTLGGSQMDKKLIRFASGRHHHHSKQPMLVLFTDDGRYSNPLASKDSDDTAETSNLPQTPMSGPPSRSARSLGYDADGATTHCQRFPLNVDFEEIGWSGWIVSPKGYNAYYCKGSCPFPLGQTMKPTNHATVQSIINALKLVKGIETPCCVPDKLFSINLLFFDDDENVVLKQYNDMVAGSCGCH, from the exons ATGCTGAAGTTTGTCATCAGCTTCGCCGCACTGCTGTGCACGGCGGCTGCCGTGTCGCTTCACTACCCGAAGAACTCGTTTACCCCCGCGACAGAGTCCGAGGAAGTCCGCTCAGCTGCTATAAAGAGACTTTTGGAGGTTTTCGGGATGGATGACCCCCCTGCGTTTCATGGACACAAACAGCCCCCTCAGTACATGCTTGATTTGTACAACGCGGTAGCCGACGTGGACGGCGTGACCAAGGATCCGCATCTTCTGGAAGGGAATACTGTGCGCAGCTTCTTTGATAAAT TGTACAGTGATCAGGTGGAGTTCAGCTTCAATTTGTCAATGGTCGCAAGAACAGAGAAGATTCTCGCTGCAGAGCTCCATCTTTATAAGCTGAGACCTCAGGCACCCTTGACGTTAAACAGACATCACTTCAGCCAG GTCAGTGTTTATCAGCTGCTTGACTCCAGCACAACCAATTTTACGCAGAAGAAGCTGCTTTCCTCTCGACTCATCCCAGTGCACTCCTCTGGTTGGGAAGTCTTCACAATCACACACGCA GTGCGCTCCCGGATGGTTGATGAGGGCACCAACCTGGGACTTCAAGTGGTGGTTCGGACACTGGGAGGGAGCCAAATGGATAAAAAACTGATCCGCTTTGCCTCAGGGCGCCACCACCATCACAGCAAACAGCCCATGCTGGTTCTCTTTACTGATGATGGCCGCTACTCTAATCCTCTTGCGAGCAAAG ATTCAGATGATACAGCAGAAACTTCCAACCTGCCCCAGACTCCCATGTCCGGTCCACCTTCCCGTAGTGCTCGATCTCTGGGCTACGATGCAGATGGTGCAACCACGCACTGCCAGCGGTTTCCCCTCAACGTAGACTTCGAGGAGATCGGCTGGTCGGGCTGGATCGTATCACCAAAGGGGTACAACGCTTACTATTGCAAAGGCTCCTGCCCCTTTCCTCTGGGTCAGACCATGAAACCAACCAACCACGCCACTGTCCAGTCCATCATCAATGCCTTGAAGCTGGTGAAAGGCATTGAGACGCCGTGCTGTGTGCCCGACAAGCTCTTTTCCATCAACTTGCTcttctttgatgatgatgagaaCGTGGTTTTAAAACAGTACAATGACATGGTGGCTGGAAGCTGTGGGTGCCACTAA